A part of Uloborus diversus isolate 005 chromosome 6, Udiv.v.3.1, whole genome shotgun sequence genomic DNA contains:
- the LOC129224281 gene encoding uncharacterized protein LOC129224281, with amino-acid sequence MSEISAVQIPQYHRSDPSLWFVMCESTFELATPKPITDSKTKYNYVVAHIPPDTASLIRDVLMKPDKTDPYSHIKKELINRSGESSQQEIRKLLSGEELGSRKPSELLRNIKRRAETLNVAENLMLELFLQRLPSSVQTILAAVSELTLDKAAEIADRIIEVSPSSTETFAVSNKSEPTLETKFLREIEKFNRRIDRLSYSRGRSPNRRNNGSRERSVSRKRDFSICWYHRRFGEKCREEKCVKPCKWQGNETSKE; translated from the coding sequence ATGTCTGAAATAAGTGCAGTACAAATACCCCAGTACCATAGATCAGATCCTAGTTTATGGTTTGTAATGTGCGAAAGTACGTTTGAACTTGCTACTCCAAAGCCCATAACTGATTCGAAAACAAAATACAATTACGTAGTTGCACATATTCCTCCTGATACTGCTTCTTTAATAAGAGATGTATTAATGAAACCAGATAAAACCGATCCTTATTCCCATATTAAGAAAGAACTTATAAATCGGTCCGGGGAATCATCCCAACAGGAAATTCGAAAGTTACTTTCAGGGGAAGAATTAGGCTCTCGCAAACCATCTGAATTGCTACGGAACATAAAACGTCGCGCAGAAACTTTAAATGTAGCTGAAAATTTGATGCTAGAATTGTTTTTGCAGCGTTTGCCATCTTCAGTCCAAACAATTTTAGCTGCAGTTTCCGAACTTACTTTAGACAAAGCTGCAGAAATTGCCGATAGGATCATAGAAGTTTCACCATCTTCCACGGAGACTTTTGCAGTGTCTAATAAAAGTGAACCAACACTTGAGACTAAATTTCTTCGCGAAATTGAAAAGTTCAATAGAAGAATTGATCGTCTTTCCTATTCTCGCGGTCGTTCGCCCAATCGCAGAAACAATGGGTCTCGCGAAAGGAGTGTCTCTCGTAAGCgtgatttttcaatttgttggTATCATAGACGCTTTGGAGAAAAATGTAGAGAAGAAAAATGCGTGAAACCTTGCAAGTGGCAGGGAAATGAAACGAGCAAGGAATAG